Proteins from one Desulfovibrio intestinalis genomic window:
- a CDS encoding NAD(P)-dependent alcohol dehydrogenase, with protein sequence MKGLAMLHLNAVGWIEKEAPKCGPLDALVQPLAVAPCTSDVHTVWEGALGDRHNLILGHEAVGEVVEVGSLVRDFKPGDRVIVPAITPDWNSLEAQGGYSMHSGGMLAGWKFSNFKDGVFADIFHVNDADGNLAHLPSDMDPAEAVMLSDMVPTGMHGAELADVQYGDSVLVVGIGPVGLMAVAAAALRGAGRIYAVGSRAVCVEAARRYGATDIIDYRQGDMGSQVASLTGGKGVDKAIIAGGDVDTFADVIKVLKPGGRIGNVNYLGSGDYVKIPRVEWGCGMAHKTIAGGLMPGGRLRMQKLASMLSVGRLDVAPLLTHRFHGFDKLEEALMLMKDKPRDLIKPVVTI encoded by the coding sequence ATGAAAGGTTTGGCCATGCTTCATCTGAATGCCGTTGGCTGGATTGAAAAGGAAGCTCCCAAGTGTGGTCCTCTGGATGCCCTGGTCCAGCCCCTGGCAGTGGCCCCCTGCACATCGGATGTGCACACCGTATGGGAAGGGGCGCTGGGCGACAGGCACAATCTTATTCTCGGTCACGAAGCAGTTGGTGAAGTGGTGGAAGTCGGCTCACTGGTGCGCGATTTCAAACCCGGCGACAGGGTTATTGTGCCCGCCATCACCCCGGACTGGAACTCGCTGGAAGCTCAGGGCGGGTATTCGATGCATTCCGGCGGCATGTTGGCAGGCTGGAAGTTTTCCAATTTCAAGGACGGCGTTTTTGCCGATATTTTTCACGTCAACGACGCAGACGGCAACCTTGCCCATCTGCCTTCAGACATGGACCCCGCCGAGGCGGTCATGTTGAGCGATATGGTGCCCACTGGCATGCACGGCGCGGAACTGGCCGACGTGCAGTACGGTGATTCAGTGCTGGTGGTGGGTATTGGCCCTGTTGGCCTGATGGCCGTGGCTGCGGCCGCTTTGCGCGGCGCTGGCAGAATATACGCCGTCGGGTCGCGGGCCGTATGTGTTGAAGCTGCCCGGCGGTATGGCGCGACCGATATTATAGATTACAGGCAGGGTGACATGGGCTCCCAGGTGGCGAGCCTTACTGGCGGAAAAGGGGTGGACAAGGCAATCATCGCTGGCGGCGATGTGGACACCTTTGCCGATGTTATCAAGGTTCTCAAGCCGGGCGGGCGCATCGGCAACGTCAACTACCTTGGCTCCGGGGATTATGTGAAGATTCCCCGCGTTGAATGGGGGTGCGGCATGGCCCACAAGACCATTGCGGGGGGCCTGATGCCTGGTGGCCGCCTGCGCATGCAAAAGCTGGCAAGCATGCTTTCTGTGGGACGCCTTGACGTTGCCCCCCTGCTTACCCATCGCTTCCACGGTTTTGACAAGCTGGAAGAAGCCCTGATGCTGATGAAGGACAAGCCGCGCGATCTTATCAAGCCCGTGGTGACTATTTAG
- the yedF gene encoding sulfurtransferase-like selenium metabolism protein YedF has protein sequence MELLDCLGLACPQPVIRCRSAVDNGMECLEVLVDNEPALENVQRFLQSRGYTLSATAEGPQKWRIRAALDADASVAPAPEEQKGHEQDLRTLVLITTETLGRGDDTLGTKLMENFLATLPELGNRLWRLVLVNGGVKLTAQPGPALESLQKLAQQGVSILVCGACLGHYGLLEAKAVGETSNMLDIVTSLDLADKVIRP, from the coding sequence ATGGAACTTCTTGATTGCCTTGGGCTTGCTTGCCCGCAACCTGTCATACGTTGTCGGTCTGCTGTAGACAACGGCATGGAATGTTTGGAGGTTCTGGTTGATAACGAGCCTGCCCTGGAAAACGTGCAGCGCTTTCTTCAAAGCCGGGGCTACACTCTGAGCGCAACTGCGGAAGGACCGCAGAAGTGGCGTATTCGCGCTGCTCTGGATGCTGACGCCAGCGTGGCCCCCGCGCCTGAAGAACAGAAAGGGCACGAGCAGGATTTGCGCACCCTTGTGCTGATAACCACCGAAACCCTGGGCCGCGGTGACGACACGCTGGGCACGAAGCTTATGGAAAACTTTTTGGCTACGTTGCCGGAACTGGGCAACCGCCTGTGGCGTCTGGTGCTCGTCAATGGCGGCGTCAAGCTGACGGCCCAGCCCGGCCCGGCGCTGGAATCGTTGCAAAAGCTTGCACAGCAAGGTGTCTCCATACTTGTGTGCGGCGCTTGCCTTGGACATTACGGCCTTCTGGAAGCCAAGGCTGTGGGTGAAACATCCAATATGCTGGATATCGTGACCAGCCTTGATCTGGCGGACAAGGTTATTCGTCCCTGA
- a CDS encoding methyl-accepting chemotaxis protein, which yields MKLSTKMVLSFCGIILIMLTLSGVSMKNLSDINDNIEAVDKSWLPSVIVIQSMNQQLFSVRADLLAMMLHDGSEEIKYYRDRIDEVIKGLRENGEKYKALMTSHDSARATKDKEIFEEILSSLSTISIIRGRIVEMVVNRNHTQALTIYDDEYRPLFRKLMALFDEIVALNVSGSGAASHQASAIAETSRMASILLTLAAMLISVILVATLTRSVNKQLGKDPGELDIIARRVADGDYNVDDGKAKTGVYASLVVMVDALRQHIENAQRESANAQEQSQKATEAMQQAEAASLEARNKTEAMLQAAEKLEQVAQVVSAASTQLSAQIEQSDHGTMETSQRLAEAATAMNEMNATVQEVARNAGHASTASADTRQRAQEGAEVVSRSLDSINHVHQSSLRLKEDMVLLNSHAQDISRIMGVISDIADQTNLLALNAAIEAARAGDAGRGFAVVADEVRKLAEKTMASTHDVGAVISAIQKSTTASMESVDKAVQEVDLAAEFANQSGAALEIIVSTVDATADQVNAIAAASEEQSAASEEINHTIAQINEMSQQTAQAMEEASRAVADLAAQAHSLTDLISDMKR from the coding sequence ATGAAACTTAGCACTAAAATGGTTTTATCCTTCTGTGGGATCATTCTTATCATGCTTACCCTATCCGGGGTTTCCATGAAGAATCTGTCTGATATCAATGACAATATTGAAGCCGTTGACAAATCATGGCTGCCTTCCGTCATTGTCATTCAGAGCATGAACCAGCAGTTGTTCTCGGTGCGCGCAGATCTTTTAGCCATGATGCTGCATGACGGGTCAGAAGAGATAAAGTATTACCGGGATCGCATTGATGAAGTCATCAAGGGGCTGAGAGAAAATGGAGAGAAATACAAAGCCTTGATGACCTCTCATGACAGTGCCAGGGCTACCAAAGACAAAGAAATATTTGAAGAAATACTTTCTTCGCTAAGCACTATATCCATCATCCGCGGAAGAATCGTTGAAATGGTTGTCAATCGCAATCATACCCAGGCTCTCACCATTTACGACGATGAATACCGCCCTCTTTTCCGCAAACTCATGGCTTTGTTCGATGAAATAGTGGCGTTGAACGTCAGCGGCAGCGGCGCGGCGAGCCATCAGGCCTCTGCCATCGCCGAAACATCCCGCATGGCAAGCATTCTTCTGACCTTGGCCGCCATGCTCATCAGCGTTATTCTTGTTGCCACCCTTACCCGGTCCGTCAACAAACAACTGGGCAAGGACCCTGGCGAGCTGGATATTATTGCCAGACGTGTGGCTGACGGCGACTACAATGTGGATGACGGCAAAGCCAAAACAGGCGTATACGCCTCGCTTGTAGTTATGGTTGACGCACTGCGGCAGCATATTGAAAACGCACAACGCGAATCCGCCAATGCCCAGGAGCAGTCGCAAAAGGCAACCGAGGCCATGCAGCAAGCCGAAGCCGCCAGCCTTGAAGCCAGAAACAAGACCGAGGCCATGCTTCAGGCGGCGGAAAAGCTTGAGCAGGTCGCGCAAGTGGTGAGTGCTGCCTCAACCCAGCTTTCAGCCCAAATAGAACAATCTGACCACGGCACAATGGAAACTTCTCAACGGCTTGCCGAAGCAGCTACAGCCATGAACGAAATGAACGCCACCGTGCAGGAAGTGGCCCGCAACGCCGGGCACGCTTCAACGGCCTCAGCCGATACGCGGCAAAGAGCCCAGGAAGGCGCAGAAGTGGTAAGCCGTTCGCTGGACAGCATCAATCATGTGCATCAGAGCTCCCTGCGCCTCAAGGAAGACATGGTTCTTCTCAATTCGCATGCTCAGGATATCAGCCGTATCATGGGCGTCATTTCAGACATTGCCGACCAGACCAACCTGCTGGCCCTCAATGCCGCCATCGAGGCTGCACGCGCCGGGGATGCCGGGCGGGGATTTGCCGTCGTGGCCGATGAGGTGCGCAAGCTGGCTGAAAAAACTATGGCCTCCACTCATGATGTGGGAGCAGTCATCAGCGCCATACAAAAAAGCACCACAGCCAGTATGGAGTCAGTGGACAAGGCCGTTCAGGAAGTTGATCTTGCTGCGGAGTTTGCCAACCAGTCTGGCGCGGCCCTTGAGATTATCGTGTCCACGGTGGATGCAACGGCAGATCAGGTAAACGCCATTGCGGCAGCCAGCGAAGAGCAGTCTGCCGCCAGCGAAGAGATCAACCATACCATTGCGCAGATCAACGAGATGTCGCAACAGACGGCGCAGGCGATGGAGGAAGCTTCCAGAGCCGTGGCTGATCTGGCAGCCCAGGCCCACAGCCTGACTGATCTTATCAGCGACATGAAAAGATAA
- a CDS encoding lysophospholipid acyltransferase family protein has protein sequence MQGTTELLPLAPGREPSGRGGPRRSPLRRLADDLSRQLRAVGRSLSGLAPLEKAALRLPLCDAAHTWAAASLTQLGVDVHCSREELARIPAEGPVIFYANHPTGALDGLVMAALCGRARPDLKILASSKLLRLPQLAPLASMLLPLDLSGEDRAANGASLRLAVKHLRKGGALGIFPAGRVARWRAGAGLEEQTWTTLLSRLGEWRQREGSEGEAPRVRYIPLHVQASADPLFLSAACLHEGLATALLPRVLWRQRGSRVSLHVGEALREQHLDGLDHEQRTHCLRLYRESLARGRKQNAAVQDPANVKRQAPLAAGADPQDLMVALAALPQSRVLAREGKYSVYVLHGSECPLLLDEVTRRREESFRALGEGTGKARDTDRYDRQYEHLLLVDEEAQCLAGAYRARLVRPDEAAACGRSNLYTASLFRYDPEFFRQCGNALELGRAFVCLEYQREYAPLMLLWKGIAQLALLRGARALFGPASMGLNYRPQSVDLLWRHLRLRHWHAPLAALVQGRKPRALRGELPFARHMDYNCVNTVVRQMENGRGLPILFKHYLQLGGRIAAFHEDRAFGTLDALLVVDLLNAPEKQLRRFLGEDGMAALRDGMWHTCDCSNYGA, from the coding sequence CGCCAGGGCGTGAACCTTCAGGTAGAGGCGGCCCCCGCCGTTCGCCCCTGCGCCGTCTGGCCGATGATTTGAGCCGTCAGTTGCGGGCTGTGGGGCGCAGCCTGAGCGGTCTTGCCCCTCTTGAAAAGGCCGCGCTGCGTCTGCCGCTCTGCGATGCCGCCCACACCTGGGCAGCCGCCAGCCTGACGCAGCTTGGCGTTGACGTGCATTGCTCCAGGGAGGAACTGGCCCGCATTCCTGCCGAAGGACCAGTGATTTTTTATGCCAACCATCCCACAGGCGCTCTGGACGGACTGGTCATGGCGGCCCTGTGCGGCCGGGCGCGCCCGGATTTGAAAATACTTGCCAGCTCAAAACTGCTGCGCCTGCCGCAGCTTGCGCCCTTGGCATCCATGCTGCTGCCGCTGGACCTTTCCGGCGAGGACAGAGCCGCCAACGGGGCATCATTGCGGCTTGCCGTCAAACATTTGCGCAAGGGCGGCGCGCTGGGGATTTTTCCCGCAGGCCGGGTAGCCCGTTGGCGTGCCGGAGCGGGCCTTGAGGAGCAGACCTGGACCACGCTTCTGAGCCGTCTTGGCGAATGGCGGCAGCGGGAGGGCAGTGAAGGGGAAGCGCCTCGCGTTCGTTACATTCCCCTGCATGTGCAGGCCAGTGCTGATCCGCTCTTTCTTTCTGCCGCCTGCCTGCATGAAGGGCTTGCAACTGCACTGTTGCCGCGTGTTCTCTGGCGGCAGCGTGGAAGCCGAGTGAGCCTGCATGTGGGTGAAGCCCTGCGGGAACAGCATCTGGACGGGCTTGACCACGAGCAGCGCACGCACTGCCTGCGGCTATACCGTGAATCCCTGGCACGCGGGCGAAAACAAAATGCCGCCGTCCAAGACCCGGCAAATGTGAAGCGTCAGGCCCCGTTGGCTGCTGGCGCTGATCCGCAAGATCTTATGGTGGCGCTTGCGGCCCTGCCGCAAAGCAGGGTGCTGGCCAGAGAAGGCAAGTACAGCGTGTATGTACTGCACGGCAGTGAATGCCCCCTTTTGCTGGACGAAGTAACACGTCGCCGCGAAGAAAGCTTTCGCGCCCTGGGTGAAGGTACGGGCAAAGCCAGAGATACCGACCGCTATGACCGCCAGTATGAGCATCTGCTGCTTGTGGATGAAGAAGCTCAATGTCTGGCTGGCGCGTACCGGGCGCGTCTGGTGCGTCCTGATGAGGCCGCCGCCTGCGGTCGAAGCAACCTCTATACTGCCTCGCTTTTTCGTTATGACCCGGAATTTTTCCGCCAGTGCGGCAATGCGCTTGAACTGGGCAGGGCCTTTGTTTGCCTTGAATACCAGCGTGAATACGCGCCGTTGATGCTGCTTTGGAAGGGCATTGCCCAGTTGGCGCTTCTGCGCGGCGCTCGCGCGCTCTTCGGGCCAGCCAGCATGGGCCTGAACTACCGTCCTCAGTCCGTGGATCTTCTGTGGCGTCACCTGCGCCTGCGCCACTGGCACGCGCCGCTGGCGGCGCTGGTTCAGGGCCGCAAACCCCGCGCCCTGCGCGGTGAACTGCCCTTTGCCCGGCATATGGACTATAACTGCGTGAACACGGTAGTACGCCAGATGGAAAACGGACGCGGCCTGCCCATTCTTTTCAAGCACTATCTGCAACTCGGGGGGCGCATTGCGGCCTTTCATGAAGACAGGGCCTTTGGCACTCTGGACGCCCTTCTTGTAGTGGATTTGCTCAACGCGCCAGAAAAACAGTTGCGCCGCTTTCTTGGCGAGGACGGCATGGCCGCTTTGCGCGACGGTATGTGGCACACATGCGATTGCAGCAACTATGGCGCGTGA
- a CDS encoding bacteriohemerythrin: MGILLQIIILCTLGGLAAISNIRGMQWALLAVAALCALADAALWLGHRNKVKKLRERSDAFFAEDNPARQGDEVQRAEYCLTHLHDAEKNMAEQAVVIEELHAKVESLQARLTTVEEEKKAMRNKSERGAMVLHKAHTVCNNLSTEVRELATLVGEVNKGVEVQRDHLTDTSGAMERVSQAALESSARVNDLSESAQNSSINAATGEREVEGALSSIESLKDTIVQLKEAMAALGTKASNIGQVMSVINEVADQTNLLALNAAIEAARAGEAGRGFAVVADEVRKLAEKTMGATKEVEEAVHAIQEETRRNVLTVDKAAQLSVDGAAQASRAGTFMHGILQSMNETAEHLQLVARGAEEQSQNSTGTNGALDEIRRIAEQTANNMETFTAALLSFQSGMEELDMIVNALVSGDYEQATSDKFVQWTPKLDLHVTMVDKQHRLLVDYINELYTAMAHNRTTEELQAILHKLRDYTATHFADEERLFTSTAYLGAAEHVKIHRKFVAKLDEVEEQLKSGTATVSMDLLTFLKDWLVQHIMGTDPTYVPYLRKEDMEQDQSH, from the coding sequence ATGGGCATTTTGCTGCAAATTATCATTCTGTGTACCCTCGGCGGCCTTGCCGCCATAAGCAATATCCGGGGCATGCAGTGGGCGCTGCTTGCTGTGGCAGCCTTGTGCGCCCTGGCTGACGCGGCCCTTTGGCTGGGTCACAGGAACAAGGTCAAAAAACTGCGTGAGCGCAGTGATGCCTTTTTTGCTGAAGACAACCCTGCTCGCCAGGGCGACGAAGTGCAGCGGGCCGAATACTGCCTTACCCATTTGCACGATGCAGAAAAAAACATGGCTGAACAAGCCGTTGTTATTGAAGAATTGCACGCCAAGGTTGAGAGCCTGCAGGCAAGGCTTACAACGGTTGAAGAAGAAAAGAAGGCCATGCGCAACAAGTCTGAGCGCGGGGCTATGGTTTTGCACAAGGCGCATACCGTGTGCAACAACCTGTCCACAGAAGTGCGTGAACTGGCGACGCTGGTGGGCGAGGTCAACAAGGGCGTTGAAGTGCAGCGCGACCACCTCACCGACACCAGTGGGGCTATGGAAAGAGTTTCCCAGGCCGCGCTGGAATCCTCTGCCAGAGTTAATGACCTGTCGGAGAGCGCCCAGAACTCCAGCATCAATGCCGCCACAGGCGAACGGGAAGTGGAAGGCGCTCTTTCTTCCATTGAAAGTCTCAAAGACACTATCGTCCAGCTCAAAGAAGCGATGGCTGCGCTTGGCACCAAGGCCAGCAACATCGGGCAGGTCATGTCGGTAATCAATGAGGTCGCCGACCAGACCAACCTTCTGGCGCTCAATGCCGCCATTGAAGCAGCCCGCGCTGGAGAAGCCGGGCGCGGTTTTGCCGTAGTTGCTGACGAAGTTCGCAAGCTGGCCGAAAAAACAATGGGTGCGACCAAGGAAGTGGAAGAGGCCGTACACGCCATTCAGGAAGAAACACGACGCAACGTGCTCACCGTGGACAAGGCCGCCCAACTGAGCGTGGACGGCGCAGCGCAAGCTTCACGCGCGGGCACCTTCATGCACGGCATTCTTCAGTCTATGAATGAAACTGCCGAACACCTGCAACTGGTGGCCAGGGGCGCGGAAGAACAATCGCAGAACAGCACCGGCACCAACGGCGCTCTTGATGAAATACGCCGCATCGCTGAACAGACCGCCAACAATATGGAAACCTTCACCGCTGCCCTGCTCAGCTTCCAGAGCGGCATGGAAGAGCTGGACATGATAGTCAATGCTCTGGTTTCCGGCGACTACGAGCAGGCAACTTCCGACAAGTTCGTACAGTGGACGCCCAAGCTCGACCTGCATGTGACAATGGTCGACAAGCAGCACAGACTGCTGGTTGACTACATCAATGAACTGTATACGGCCATGGCCCACAACCGTACCACGGAAGAGCTGCAAGCCATCCTGCACAAATTGCGCGACTATACTGCCACACATTTTGCGGATGAAGAGAGGCTGTTCACCTCCACAGCTTACCTTGGCGCGGCCGAGCATGTAAAAATTCACAGAAAGTTCGTGGCCAAGCTGGACGAGGTTGAAGAACAACTCAAGTCCGGCACCGCCACGGTGAGCATGGATCTGCTGACCTTCCTCAAAGACTGGCTTGTGCAGCATATCATGGGCACTGACCCCACCTATGTTCCCTATCTCAGAAAAGAAGATATGGAGCAGGATCAGAGCCATTAA